A DNA window from Malus domestica chromosome 12, GDT2T_hap1 contains the following coding sequences:
- the LOC139189861 gene encoding uncharacterized protein, whose protein sequence is MSILLLLAFLAAITPAIEAVCSDAMLTSLSSSGFTIFAHALHSQNITANATTAARVTCFVPPDDSLLGKVLGPTTLRAHVYTSGALPFQALLKLPLNTTLPAHNTRLVFGTDGRRVSFNDVLVTAPNLHVDDSCVVHGVEGPLVPMPPLTEDAPRTRTKNVASQALPNHRRRRFAEIVRFIRRAHRPIFVDGDQDTTSLP, encoded by the coding sequence ATGTCGATTCTACTCCTCCTAGCCTTCTTGGCAGCAATCACTCCCGCCATAGAAGCCGTCTGCTCCGACGCCATGCTCACTTCCCTCTCGTCTTCCGGCTTCACAATCTTCGCCCACGCTCTACATTCCCAAAACATCACCGCCAACGCCACCACCGCCGCCAGAGTGACTTGCTTCGTGCCACCCGACGACTCCCTTTTAGGCAAGGTGCTCGGCCCCACCACCCTCCGCGCTCACGTCTACACCTCCGGCGCCCTGCCTTTCCAAGCCCTCCTCAAGCTCCCTCTCAACACCACCCTCCCTGCTCACAACACACGGCTTGTTTTCGGCACTGACGGCAGAAGGGTCTCCTTCAACGACGTTCTTGTCACCGCCCCGAATCTCCACGTCGACGATTCTTGCGTTGTTCACGGCGTTGAAGGGCCGCTGGTGCCAATGCCTCCATTGACTGAAGATGCTCCGAGGACAAGAACCAAGAATGTGGCGTCTCAGGCATTGCCAAATCACCGTCGACGGCGGTTTGCTGAGATTGTCAGGTTTATCCGTCGTGCGCACCGCCCGATTTTCGTTGATGGGGATCAAGACACGACCAGCCTCCCTTGA
- the LOC103423405 gene encoding uncharacterized protein has product MSNAVALPCLGIVSMARRPRQTAKTKKTRVPNPTPPTSVGFGAKRKEQKWQCVEGCGACCKLDKGPSFATPEEIFTNPSDIELYRNMVGEDGWCVNFNKSTRKCSIYDERPYFCRVEAEVFHSLYGFSEKKFNKEACRSCRDTIKSVYGPHSKELVNFNSAVESSSSTTS; this is encoded by the exons ATGTCCAACGCGGTGGCGCTGCCCTGTCTTGGCATAGTGAGCATGGCGCGCCGGCCGCGCCAGACGGCCAAGACAAAGAAAACCCGGGTCCCGAATCCGACACCGCCGACGAGTGTCGGGTTCGGAGCCAAAAGGAAGGAGCAGAAGTGGCAGTGCGTGGAGGGCTGCGGAGCTTGCTGCAAACTCGACAAAGGCCCCTCCTTTGCCACCCCAGAAGAGATTTTCACCAACCCTTCCGACATCGAG CTTTACAGAAACATGGTCGGAGAAGATGGGTGGTGTGTGAATTTTAATAAAAGCACGCGAAAGTGTTCGATTTACGACG AACGTCCATATTTTTGCCGTGTGGAGGCTGAGGTGTTTCACTCCTTGTATGGGTTTAGTGAGAAGAAATTCAACAAGGAGGCCTGCAG GAGCTGCAGGGACACAATTAAATCAGTTTATGGTCCCCATTCCAAAGAGTTGGTTAACTTCAATAGTGCAGTAGAGAGCTCCAGCAGCACTACTAGTTAA
- the LOC103423407 gene encoding serine/arginine-rich splicing factor RS2Z32-like isoform X1: MPRYDDRYGNTRLYVGRLSSRTRSRDLERLFNRYGRVRDVDMKREFAFVDFSDPRDADDARYSLDGREFDGSRLIVEFAKGAPRGSREYLGRGPTPGSGRCFNCGIDGHWARDCKAGDWKNKCYRCGERGHIERQCKNSPKELSRGRSRSPVGSRSRRGRSRSPSYSRSRSYSRSRSPARRGRSEDRYDRSRSPSYRKSPLPSKGGRKRSLTPDVDSPRGRRSPSPRNGRMEMEKEGSDYSPRVRSRSPVSPRLRSRSPVSPGRDSPVVRKYPSPSEADGRGRSPSPDRSPVADYDDDNRRTPRGSESP, from the exons ATGCCTCGTTATGATGATCGATATGGCAACACCCGTCTTTATGTTGGTCGGTTGTCTTCACGCACGCGTTCACGTGATCTAGAACGGCTGTTCAACAGATATGGAAG AGTACGTGATGTGGACATGAAGCGGGAGTTTGCTTTTGTT GACTTTAGTGATCCTCGAGATGCTGATGATGCAAGATATAGCTTAGATGGTCGGGAATTTGATGGAAGTCGTCTCATTGTGGAATTTGCAAAAGGG GCACCACGTGGTTCGCGGGAATATTTAGGCAGAGGTCCTACTCCTGGATCTGGACGTTGCTTTAATTGTGGCATTGACGGCCACTGGGCTCGTGATTGCAAGGCTGGGGACTGGAAGAATAAGTGCTATCGCTGTGGAGAAAGAGGCCATATTGAAAGGCAGTGCAAAAATAGTCCAAAGGAATTAAG TCGCGGGCGGAGTCGCTCACCAGTTGGATCACGTTCTCGCCGTGGAAGAAGCCGTAGCCCAAGTTACAGCCGAAGCCGCAGCTATAG CCGTTCAAGGTCCCCAGCAAGGAGAGGGCGAAGTGAGGATCGCTATGACAGATCACGGAGCCCTTCTTACAGGAAGAGTCCACTGCCCTCAAAAGGAGGGAGGAAGCGCAGCCTGACACCTGATGTAGACAGTCCTCGTGGGAGACGTAGCCCTTCCCCCAGAAATGGTAGAATGGAAATGGAGAAAGAGGGCTCTGATTACAGCCCCAGGGTAAGAAGTAGAAGTCCGGTTAGCCCCAGGTTAAGGAGCAGAAGTCCTGTTAGCCCTGGTAGAGACAGCCCTGTTGTCAGGAAGTATCCAAGCCCTTCTGAAGCCGATGGTCGCGGTCGCAGTCCCAGTCCCGATCGGAGCCCCGTCGCTGATTATGATGATGACAACCGTCGCACTCCCAGAGGCAGCGAGTCACCATAG
- the LOC103423407 gene encoding serine/arginine-rich splicing factor RS2Z33-like isoform X2 yields the protein MKREFAFVDFSDPRDADDARYSLDGREFDGSRLIVEFAKGAPRGSREYLGRGPTPGSGRCFNCGIDGHWARDCKAGDWKNKCYRCGERGHIERQCKNSPKELSRGRSRSPVGSRSRRGRSRSPSYSRSRSYSRSRSPARRGRSEDRYDRSRSPSYRKSPLPSKGGRKRSLTPDVDSPRGRRSPSPRNGRMEMEKEGSDYSPRVRSRSPVSPRLRSRSPVSPGRDSPVVRKYPSPSEADGRGRSPSPDRSPVADYDDDNRRTPRGSESP from the exons ATGAAGCGGGAGTTTGCTTTTGTT GACTTTAGTGATCCTCGAGATGCTGATGATGCAAGATATAGCTTAGATGGTCGGGAATTTGATGGAAGTCGTCTCATTGTGGAATTTGCAAAAGGG GCACCACGTGGTTCGCGGGAATATTTAGGCAGAGGTCCTACTCCTGGATCTGGACGTTGCTTTAATTGTGGCATTGACGGCCACTGGGCTCGTGATTGCAAGGCTGGGGACTGGAAGAATAAGTGCTATCGCTGTGGAGAAAGAGGCCATATTGAAAGGCAGTGCAAAAATAGTCCAAAGGAATTAAG TCGCGGGCGGAGTCGCTCACCAGTTGGATCACGTTCTCGCCGTGGAAGAAGCCGTAGCCCAAGTTACAGCCGAAGCCGCAGCTATAG CCGTTCAAGGTCCCCAGCAAGGAGAGGGCGAAGTGAGGATCGCTATGACAGATCACGGAGCCCTTCTTACAGGAAGAGTCCACTGCCCTCAAAAGGAGGGAGGAAGCGCAGCCTGACACCTGATGTAGACAGTCCTCGTGGGAGACGTAGCCCTTCCCCCAGAAATGGTAGAATGGAAATGGAGAAAGAGGGCTCTGATTACAGCCCCAGGGTAAGAAGTAGAAGTCCGGTTAGCCCCAGGTTAAGGAGCAGAAGTCCTGTTAGCCCTGGTAGAGACAGCCCTGTTGTCAGGAAGTATCCAAGCCCTTCTGAAGCCGATGGTCGCGGTCGCAGTCCCAGTCCCGATCGGAGCCCCGTCGCTGATTATGATGATGACAACCGTCGCACTCCCAGAGGCAGCGAGTCACCATAG
- the LOC103430355 gene encoding protein NLP9-like — MDYHVSPKDKGNDHWASARAQVENLASFDDGTGNPISEDMFNNISELMNFDTYAGWCSPAATDQIAASLGMPSCPSVTYTPLDALNFVGHNGEQLPGTSGAGTFNVGGSFNCGDKIVFEHVGTPQYGVSTDSNDANDSIVKLNNGSFQQNNVMGMEDYMIYRPPGLSLNEKMLKALSMFKETSGGGILAQLWVPMKHGDQYLLSTCEQPYLLDHILTGYREVSRMFTFSAEEKQGSILGLPGRVFVSKTPEWTSNVNFYNKTEYLRVDYAANHQVRGSIALPIFDFDVESSCCAVLELVSTKEKSNFDTEMEIVCSALRAVNLKTNAPLRLLPQCLSKNQRAALTEINDVLRVICHAHLLPLAMTWIPCCYSEGDDDGIKRVRVKGGFANSDEKCILCIEETACYVNDRRMQGFVHACAEHHLEEGEGIAGKALQSNHPFFINDVKAYNIYEYPLVHHARKYGLNAAVAIRLRSTYTGDDDYILEFFLPVNVKGSTEQQLLLNNLSGTMQRICQSLRTVSDAELVGLGSANTGFQKETSPNIPQRNFQPTLSDSEMNSAENVTFNVFNQRNGGIERDNPPKQAPSGSTRQAEKKRSTAEKNVSLSVLQQYFSGSLKDAAKSIGVCPTTLKRICRQHGISRWPSRKINKVNRSLRKIQTVLDSVQGVEGGLKYDPTTGGFVTTGSIIQEVDAPKNLLFPEKNLLVENSEPVARHPISMPSYNTGESLTVKLEEDGSCVPTSHEKEVKTQSIPFMPQGDSKPIAMDFGSCDPTNHGITPDSKGSYLAKEVNKWGHIQNSLRLDNSDCHFVSQNSSSLVAADEMDMGVHGDDGIVEYNQHSSSSLTDSSNDFGSTMQGYSSSTQSFEEQKHPQVETSTGENGSKIIVKATYKEDTIRFKFEPSLGCLQLYEEVAKRLKLQNGTFQLKYLDDEEEWVMLVSDADLQECLEILDDIGKRCAKFMVRDIPSGVGSSGSSNFLGFVLREKYFRPQCARQI; from the exons ATGGATTATCACGTTTCGCCTAAAGATAAGGGAAATGATCACTGGGCTTCTGCCAGAGCTCAGGTTGAGAATTTGGCATCATTTGACGATGGAACAGGGAACCCGATCTCAGAGGATATGTTTAATAACATTTCTGAGCTCATGAACTTTGACACTTATGCTGGATGGTGCAGCCCAGCAGCAACGGACCAGATTGCAGCCTCTTTGGGGATGCCATCATGTCCATCAGTGACCTATACACCCTTGGATGCCTTGAATTTCGTAGGACATAATGGTGAGCAATTGCCAGGTACGAGTGGTGCGGGAACTTTCAATGTTGGGGGAAGTTTCAATTGTGGAGACAAAATTGTGTTTGAGCACGTGGGAACCCCCCAATATGGTGTTTCAACAGATTCCAATGATGCGAATGACTCAATTGTTAAGCTAAATAATGGGTCTTTTCAACAGAATAATGTCATGGGCATGGAAGACTATATGATCTATAGGCCACCTGGATTGTCACTCAATGAGAAGATGCTTAAGGCATTGTCGATGTTTAAAGAGACTTCTGGTGGGGGTATTTTAGCGCAATTATGGGTTCCCATGAAGCATGGTGATCAATACTTATTAAGCACTTGTGAGCAACCCTACTTGCTTGACCATATTCTTACAGGGTATCGTGAAGTCTCAAGGATGTTTACGTTCTCTGCAGAAGAAAAACAGGGTTCTATCTTGGGTCTTCCTGGCCGTGTATTTGTCTCCAAAACTCCAGAGTGGACTTCAAATGTTAATTTTTACAATAAGACTGAGTACCTGCGGGTGGATTATGCTGCTAATCATCAGGTTCGTGGATCAATTGCCTTACCGATTTTTGATTTTGACGTGGAAAGTTCATGTTGCGCTGTATTGGAACTTGTCAGTACAAAAGAGAAATCCAATTTCGATACAGAGATGGAAATAGTTTGCAGTGCACTTCGG GCCGTTAATTTGAAGACCAATGCGCCTCTCCGACTTCTTCCCCAG TGCCTCTCAAAGAACCAAAGAGCTGCTTTAACTGAAATAAATGATGTCTTGCGTGTTATATGCCATGCACATTTATTGCCATTGGCTATGACCTGGATTCCTTGTTGCTACTCTGAGGGAGATGATGATGGAATTAAAAGAGTACGTGTCAAAGGGGGTTTTGCGAATTCAGATGAGAAATGTATACTTTGCATCGAGGAAACAGCTTGTTATGTAAATGATAGAAGAATGCAAGGCTTTGTGCATGCATGTGCAGAACATCATCTTGAGGAAGGGGAGGGAATTGCTGGTAAAGCACTGCAATCAAATCATCCATTCTTCATTAATGATGTTAAAGCGTATAATATATATGAATATCCACTTGTTCATCATGCACGCAAGTATGGTTTGAACGCTGCTGTTGCAATTAGGCTAAGGAGCACCTACACCGGTGATGATGACTATATATTGGAGTTTTTTCTCCCTGTCAATGTGAAGGGGAGTACAGAACAACAACTTCTGTTAAACAACCTCTCAGGTACCATGCAGAGAATATGCCAGAGTTTAAGGACAGTTTCAGATGCAGAATTAGTTGGGTTAGGAAGCGCCAACACTGGGTTTCAGAAGGAGACAAGCCCTAATATCCCACAAAGAAATTTTCAGCCAACACTGTCAGATAGTGAAATGAATTCAGCTGAAAATGTGACCTTTAATgtttttaatcaaagaaatggGGGAATCGAAAGAGATAATCCTCCTAAACAG GCACCAAGTGGGTCAACAAGGCAGGCGGAGAAAAAGCGAAGTACAGCGGAGAAAAATGTAAGCTTGAGTGTTTTACAGCAGTACTTCTCTGGGAGTCTCAAGGATGCTGCAAAAAGTATAGGAG TTTGTCCCACTACGCTAAAAAGGATCTGCAGACAACATGGGATCTCAAGATGGCCATCTCGTAAAATAAATAAGGTGAACCGTTCATTGCGGAAAATACAGACGGTGCTTGATTCTGTTCAGGGGGTGGAGGGAGGATTGAAGTATGACCCAACTACTGGGGGTTTTGTGACAACAGGATCCATCATCCAAGAAGTTGATGCACCAAAAAATCTTTTATTTCCTGAGAAGAACCTGCTTGTTGAGAACTCTGAGCCAGTTGCCCGACATCCCATTTCAATGCCTTCCTACAATACTGGTGAGAGTTTGACAGTTAAGTTGGAAGAGGATGGGAGTTGTGTTCCAACTTCTCATGAGAAAGAGGTAAAGACACAGAGCATCCCTTTCATGCCTCAAGGGGACTCTAAGCCTATTGCAATGGATTTTGGATCATGCGATCCTACTAACCATGGGATCACACCTGATTCGAAGGGCTcttatcttgcaaaagaagttAATAAATGGGGTCACATCCAAAACAGTCTAAGGTTAGACAATTCTGACTGCCACTTTGTGTCTCAGAACTCAAGCTCCTTGGTTGCTGCTGATGAGATGGACATGGGAGTACATGGAGATGATGGGATTGTTGAATATAACCAACATAGTTCTTCGAGCTTGACAGATTCATCGAATGACTTTGGTTCAACAATGCAGGGATACTCATCAAGCACTCAGAGCTTTGAGGAGCAAAAGCACCCACAAGTCGAGACAAGCACTGGAGAGAATGGGTCAAAAATAATCGTGAAAGCTACTTATAAAGAGGATACAATCAGGTTCAAGTTTGAGCCTTCTCTTGGGTGCCTTCAACTGTATGAAGAGGTTGCAAAGAGGTTGAAGTTGCAAAATGGGACATTCCAACTCAAGTATTTGGATGATGAAGAGGAATGGGTGATGTTAGTCAGCGATGCAGATTTGCAGGAGTGTCTTGAGATACTGGATGACATCGGAAAGCGTTGTGCTAAGTTCATGGTCCGTGATATACCTTCCGGCGTGGGTAGTTCTGGAAGTAGCAACTTTCTGGG TTTTGTTCTAAGGGAAAAGTATTTTAGGCCACAATGTGCTCGTCAAATATAG